In Candidatus Babeliales bacterium, a single genomic region encodes these proteins:
- the thyX gene encoding FAD-dependent thymidylate synthase, with the protein MKKTLQLSLIIFTSVLYCYGDSVKFVAITPDAEKTIAYIARVSNPANQASEKFAGLVKYCIAHHHWSVFEQAFMTLEIETSRAICMQLIRHRTFTFQQFSQRYADNSLLVDEIPLPELRMQDFKNRQNSIDGLTQEEKDHWNEKMKTLFTDSMALYKEMLQAGIAKECARFVLPEVMPARIYMSGSIRSWIHYIELRTANGTQKEHMEIAQLCKNIFIEQLPVIAQALGWIE; encoded by the coding sequence ATCACTCATAATTTTCACATCTGTACTTTATTGCTACGGCGATTCAGTCAAATTTGTAGCCATTACACCAGATGCAGAAAAAACAATTGCTTACATTGCTCGAGTCAGCAACCCAGCAAATCAAGCTAGTGAAAAATTTGCAGGGCTCGTTAAATATTGTATTGCTCATCATCATTGGTCAGTATTTGAACAAGCTTTCATGACACTTGAAATTGAAACAAGCAGAGCTATTTGCATGCAGTTGATACGTCATCGAACATTTACCTTTCAACAATTTTCACAAAGATATGCAGACAATTCACTACTCGTTGACGAAATTCCTTTACCTGAACTTCGCATGCAAGATTTTAAAAATAGACAAAATTCAATTGATGGCTTAACTCAGGAAGAAAAAGATCATTGGAATGAAAAAATGAAAACTCTTTTTACAGACTCTATGGCTTTGTATAAAGAAATGCTGCAAGCTGGAATTGCAAAAGAATGTGCTCGTTTTGTTTTACCTGAAGTTATGCCAGCGCGCATTTACATGAGTGGTAGCATTCGATCATGGATTCATTACATCGAATTACGAACTGCAAACGGGACACAAAAAGAACATATGGAAATCGCACAACTTTGCAAAAATATATTTATAGAGCAATTACCAGTGATTGCACAAGCTCTGGGTTGGATTGAGTAA
- a CDS encoding ABC transporter permease: protein MTSLKNSQYQTLWQLLVRSFIITSPGIKDKIINNLLWSILNIVVFTYVMPSMGLDKNFGAFMVATMPISCAFFVSISSIYVLLTDISNDGSNLQYELTLPLPQWLAFAKYAFENTYQALCSAILVLPVGQLLLWNHYSFVDLSYVKFYLLLTVASFFFGFFSIFIASITTDMYSGLDNMWTRIIFPMWFLGGFQFSWKTVYHISPAMAYINLLNPVTYALEGARSAALDPSDSLPYWLCIGALTLFTILFGYLGIQNLKKRLDCI from the coding sequence ATGACATCTCTTAAAAATTCACAATACCAAACGCTTTGGCAGCTTTTAGTCAGAAGTTTTATAATCACATCACCAGGAATCAAAGACAAAATAATTAATAATTTGCTTTGGTCTATCTTAAACATTGTTGTTTTTACGTACGTCATGCCAAGCATGGGACTCGATAAAAACTTTGGTGCTTTTATGGTTGCAACAATGCCCATTTCATGCGCATTTTTTGTATCCATAAGTAGTATTTATGTACTTTTAACAGATATCTCAAACGATGGAAGTAATTTACAATATGAACTCACCCTACCATTGCCTCAATGGTTAGCCTTTGCTAAATATGCTTTTGAAAATACATACCAAGCACTTTGTTCTGCTATCTTAGTTTTACCTGTTGGGCAATTACTGCTTTGGAATCATTATTCATTCGTAGATCTTTCATACGTAAAATTTTATCTGTTACTCACCGTTGCATCTTTCTTTTTTGGATTTTTCTCAATTTTTATCGCAAGCATAACCACCGATATGTATTCAGGCCTCGATAACATGTGGACTCGAATAATTTTTCCCATGTGGTTTTTGGGAGGATTTCAGTTTTCTTGGAAAACTGTTTATCACATTTCTCCTGCAATGGCTTATATCAATTTACTCAATCCAGTCACCTACGCACTTGAAGGTGCCAGGTCTGCAGCGTTAGATCCTTCAGATTCACTGCCATACTGGCTGTGCATTGGTGCATTGACGCTCTTCACGATACTGTTTGGATATTTGGGGATTCAAAATCTTAAAAAGCGACTTGATTGCATTTAG
- a CDS encoding EVE domain-containing protein has product MMRRYWISKAAQEHVDIVRDKGYTQINMGPKGPLEHMNIGDWILYYSPTVYFEQDEPTCQKFTGISCVTDNRVYPQSNQFPDRWRRNVEFFKCDPQHPKQFIDKVSFLPKSENWMDIFLLPIFEIPRTDFLSIADTIVIPEKNRILLY; this is encoded by the coding sequence ATGATGCGACGTTATTGGATATCAAAAGCCGCCCAAGAGCATGTCGATATTGTACGAGATAAAGGATATACCCAAATTAACATGGGGCCAAAAGGGCCACTAGAGCACATGAATATTGGTGATTGGATTTTATATTATTCACCAACTGTATACTTTGAGCAAGATGAACCAACCTGTCAAAAATTTACGGGGATCTCATGCGTGACCGATAATCGTGTATACCCACAAAGCAATCAATTCCCTGATCGTTGGCGCCGAAACGTTGAATTCTTTAAGTGCGATCCGCAACATCCCAAACAGTTCATTGATAAAGTAAGCTTTTTGCCTAAATCTGAAAACTGGATGGATATTTTTCTGTTACCCATCTTTGAAATTCCACGCACAGATTTTCTGTCCATTGCAGACACAATTGTAATTCCAGAAAAGAATCGAATTTTATTGTATTAA
- a CDS encoding pseudouridine synthase, with protein MNKLSKFLAQSGVCSRRAATDLIKSGVVKVNGKVVLEPFHPLAEDDSVKVNNKRILPEQKLYFLFNKPKDVLCTLSDTKDRNTITAFFRNIPERLYPIGRLDRNTTGLIVMTNDGDLTQKLAHPKFNIAKTYQVTTHKPVTDEHLDKLLKGIKLEDGFMKVDSARHTSPHSKHIVTLTIHSGKKHIIKRLFKELRYFVEKLDRTSFAGLTKKGLEVGFFRALTDKEVEKLKKDFSEVKKTAVKKVVEKPTVKKVVA; from the coding sequence ATGAATAAATTAAGTAAATTTCTTGCCCAATCAGGCGTTTGCTCACGACGTGCAGCTACCGATCTGATCAAATCTGGCGTTGTTAAAGTTAATGGAAAAGTGGTTCTTGAACCATTCCATCCTCTTGCAGAAGACGACTCTGTCAAAGTAAACAACAAACGGATTCTACCTGAACAAAAACTATACTTTTTGTTTAACAAACCAAAAGATGTTTTGTGTACCCTATCTGACACGAAGGATCGCAACACCATTACGGCATTTTTTAGAAATATTCCGGAACGTTTGTATCCAATCGGACGACTTGATCGAAACACAACTGGACTGATTGTCATGACAAATGATGGCGATCTTACCCAAAAATTGGCTCATCCAAAATTCAACATCGCAAAAACATACCAAGTTACTACTCATAAACCGGTAACAGATGAGCACCTGGATAAACTTTTAAAAGGTATCAAGCTTGAAGATGGTTTTATGAAAGTTGATAGCGCACGACACACTTCTCCGCATTCAAAACACATTGTCACGTTAACTATTCATAGTGGTAAAAAACATATCATCAAACGTTTGTTTAAAGAACTTAGATATTTCGTTGAAAAATTAGATAGAACTAGTTTTGCCGGCCTAACTAAAAAAGGCTTGGAAGTTGGATTCTTTAGAGCACTTACTGATAAAGAAGTTGAAAAACTTAAAAAAGATTTTTCTGAAGTAAAAAAAACTGCTGTAAAAAAAGTAGTTGAAAAACCGACCGTTAAAAAAGTCGTTGCATAA
- a CDS encoding amino acid carrier protein codes for MIDQLFETLDAVESVFWTYGGAPALFIFGFYLSYKSRFFQIRQFPEVIKIFKAFATEKQDDTSRGVSPIYAFFTSIGGCIGVGNIVSVCIAVQLGGPGAVFWMWIAAILGMLVKYGEIYLGVKFRIKNNENSYTGGPMIFLQHVPGGKILSRIAAVLICLYGIELYIFRTVTESLSVCWNLNEYVVIFTLLFLVVGIGQGGVKIVGRLCAVIIPVFLVGYTSMGMWVLIANAAKIPAMLYSIFAHAFSAHAAIGAFVGTSSNVMLSVRHGVQRACYTGDIGVGYASVVHAETKEAVPAKQAIFGIIDIFLDSFIVCTMSLFLILLTDTWHQNIHVNVMVAQALSKTFPFVFAIWPLFIFLLGYSTLIAFFAAGRRAATFLSPRYGAQFFVALATCAFIIFSFVGTSNNCQSMMAIVGALLLMINLYGLFFLRDEISFDLRSHK; via the coding sequence ATGATTGACCAGTTATTTGAAACGCTTGACGCGGTAGAATCGGTTTTTTGGACTTATGGTGGAGCTCCAGCGCTTTTCATATTTGGATTTTATCTTTCATATAAATCACGCTTTTTTCAAATACGTCAATTTCCTGAAGTCATAAAAATTTTTAAAGCATTCGCAACAGAAAAACAGGATGATACCAGTCGCGGTGTTTCTCCGATCTATGCATTCTTTACTTCTATTGGTGGTTGTATTGGTGTTGGAAATATAGTTAGCGTGTGCATTGCAGTACAACTCGGTGGTCCTGGAGCTGTGTTTTGGATGTGGATAGCCGCTATTTTGGGAATGCTTGTTAAGTATGGTGAAATTTATTTAGGTGTAAAGTTTCGCATTAAAAATAATGAAAATAGTTATACCGGTGGACCGATGATCTTTCTGCAGCATGTTCCTGGTGGAAAAATTCTTTCACGCATCGCCGCTGTGCTTATTTGTTTGTACGGTATTGAGCTCTACATTTTTAGAACAGTCACTGAAAGTTTATCAGTTTGTTGGAATTTAAATGAGTACGTAGTCATATTTACGTTATTGTTTTTAGTTGTTGGAATCGGACAAGGTGGAGTTAAAATCGTTGGTCGATTGTGCGCCGTCATTATTCCTGTGTTTTTAGTGGGATACACGAGCATGGGTATGTGGGTACTAATTGCCAATGCTGCAAAAATTCCTGCAATGCTATATTCAATTTTTGCTCATGCATTCTCTGCTCATGCTGCCATTGGTGCATTTGTTGGAACAAGTAGTAACGTTATGCTTTCTGTTCGTCATGGCGTGCAAAGAGCTTGTTACACTGGTGATATTGGTGTTGGGTATGCATCAGTTGTTCATGCAGAAACTAAAGAAGCAGTTCCTGCAAAACAAGCAATTTTTGGTATTATCGATATTTTTCTAGATTCATTTATTGTTTGCACCATGAGTTTGTTTTTGATTTTGCTTACTGATACATGGCATCAAAACATTCATGTAAATGTTATGGTCGCTCAAGCTCTTTCTAAAACGTTTCCATTTGTTTTTGCTATATGGCCACTTTTTATTTTCTTACTTGGATATTCAACGTTGATTGCGTTTTTTGCAGCAGGTCGTCGTGCCGCAACGTTTTTATCTCCACGGTATGGAGCACAATTTTTTGTAGCACTTGCAACCTGTGCATTTATAATATTCTCATTTGTAGGTACATCGAACAATTGCCAATCAATGATGGCAATTGTTGGAGCATTACTGCTGATGATTAACTTGTATGGATTGTTCTTCTTGAGAGACGAAATTTCATTTGATTTGCGATCACATAAGTAA
- a CDS encoding BatD family protein, translating into MDKKIGKALAYSSLFYVLVLCGELFGHDKKIHIQMYDMQKNLVNQVEAGVPFYLYVKAENFENAQEPKNLSEFQHFPMSPCGTQQEISFINGQQSKKITFMYVVTPEKKGSFSLGPIEIQDGNGDSVFSEKIKIEVGDGTTITPAKHHKQPYVLHAAIDNKSVYVGQKVKLLIRFCYQDQYQQLMLSDSQLNNFHRGFVSESSQKGSTKIGNEQYDHEQWMMELYPEKTGTLTIPMFQAAFIPALKYQSGFGSVFGFSMQSAVRSNPKTLEVKPLPRSKEFKDVTAIGTFDSCVFELQQKKGAVGQGLVATMVIRGDGNLEIIKAPELKLPDGLNSYQGNSTTERLSDEQSSKKFEWIIQGDNDGTFTIEPQKFAYFDLSSQTYKTLKSDKALLTITAAAPVVSDTVPSDKKEQASGIVKKSNVEQPYVFKDHEINFINQIYLNQMSLNQTSLGNMSLNQKVGLQSLIYRLLTWIIILMAILAILVGAFWFSEPYVRNCFWMQSLYFKYLFKKNYRSQNTLALYHLFVTLGKFYGFDLLGDELAQCFVALKLPPDAWQKWQQFVRKMLAINFAGAQSSQQESQEVFLLAQYWFYIILSCCKLQKKSYPDKGIMS; encoded by the coding sequence ATGGACAAAAAAATTGGTAAAGCGCTAGCATACTCGTCACTTTTTTACGTACTAGTTTTATGTGGAGAGCTTTTTGGGCATGATAAAAAGATACATATACAGATGTATGACATGCAAAAAAATTTGGTTAACCAAGTAGAAGCTGGTGTACCATTTTATCTTTACGTGAAAGCAGAGAATTTTGAAAATGCTCAGGAACCAAAAAATCTTTCTGAGTTCCAACATTTTCCTATGTCACCATGCGGCACTCAGCAAGAAATTTCATTTATTAATGGACAACAAAGTAAAAAAATTACGTTTATGTATGTTGTAACTCCTGAAAAAAAAGGCTCATTTTCTTTAGGGCCTATAGAAATTCAAGACGGTAATGGCGACAGCGTTTTTTCAGAAAAAATAAAAATAGAAGTTGGTGACGGGACAACTATTACTCCTGCTAAGCATCATAAACAGCCATACGTGCTACACGCAGCTATTGATAATAAGTCGGTGTATGTTGGACAAAAAGTAAAACTGCTCATTCGTTTTTGCTACCAAGATCAGTATCAACAATTAATGCTTTCTGATTCACAGCTTAATAATTTTCATCGTGGATTTGTTTCCGAAAGTTCGCAAAAAGGATCTACTAAAATAGGTAATGAGCAGTATGACCATGAGCAGTGGATGATGGAACTGTATCCGGAAAAAACTGGTACGTTAACAATTCCTATGTTTCAAGCTGCGTTTATTCCTGCTTTAAAATATCAAAGTGGTTTTGGTTCAGTGTTTGGATTTAGTATGCAAAGCGCTGTTCGATCAAATCCAAAAACGCTAGAAGTTAAACCATTGCCCCGTAGTAAAGAATTTAAAGACGTGACTGCAATTGGAACTTTTGACAGTTGCGTTTTTGAATTGCAGCAAAAAAAGGGAGCGGTTGGGCAAGGTTTGGTTGCAACTATGGTTATCCGTGGAGATGGAAATCTTGAAATCATAAAAGCACCTGAATTAAAACTTCCTGATGGTCTGAATAGCTACCAAGGTAATAGCACAACAGAGCGTTTAAGCGATGAGCAGTCTAGTAAAAAATTTGAATGGATTATTCAAGGTGATAACGATGGAACATTTACTATTGAGCCTCAGAAGTTTGCGTATTTCGATCTTAGCTCACAAACATATAAAACCCTTAAAAGTGATAAAGCGTTACTGACAATTACTGCTGCAGCGCCAGTGGTATCGGATACAGTGCCGTCAGATAAAAAAGAGCAGGCGTCTGGCATCGTAAAAAAATCTAACGTAGAGCAACCGTATGTTTTTAAAGATCATGAAATTAATTTTATTAACCAAATTTATTTGAACCAAATGAGTTTGAATCAAACGAGTTTAGGTAACATGAGCTTGAATCAAAAGGTCGGGTTGCAATCTTTAATCTATCGGCTGCTGACATGGATAATTATATTGATGGCAATACTAGCTATCTTAGTAGGAGCGTTCTGGTTTTCTGAACCTTATGTACGCAACTGCTTTTGGATGCAATCTTTATATTTTAAATATTTATTTAAAAAAAATTATCGTAGCCAGAACACCTTAGCTTTATATCACTTGTTTGTTACGTTGGGGAAGTTTTATGGATTTGATCTGCTGGGAGATGAGCTTGCACAATGTTTTGTAGCGTTGAAGTTACCGCCTGACGCATGGCAAAAATGGCAACAATTTGTACGCAAGATGCTTGCAATAAATTTTGCAGGAGCTCAAAGCTCCCAGCAAGAGAGCCAAGAGGTATTTTTGCTTGCGCAGTACTGGTTTTACATCATACTTTCTTGTTGCAAACTGCAAAAAAAAAGTTACCCTGATAAAGGTATAATGTCTTAA
- a CDS encoding tetratricopeptide repeat protein — MKRSIIFATLLNSCFIHSNFIVDSLSNYRGNHAFAKKDFKRAQAEYSKILESSPYDPEANYNVGLSLYKQNRFEDAQHYFDRAEQSAGKNNVLLEQALFNEGNAYVQLKKLENALKSYEKVLEVNPKNQQAQQNIDIVKKMMQQPPDQQDQDNGSDDQKDENQKNKDGKQKKNKKDQRSNDQRSNDQQSDDQDSSDQDSDDLDQKEKQKQESSKQKKQQGKNNKGDEQDNQADQQADENDTQENKDQQLEKSKKQTRDGKQTQKEKQQEQSLQKSQEQQDQFNDQDEKGNAAELQDELAEQVEAKPEDDDRLDKRSALVMQKMSEHEDNLQKQILKMNVSKSGAAKYGQKNW, encoded by the coding sequence ATGAAAAGATCTATTATTTTTGCAACGTTGTTAAATTCATGTTTTATTCATTCAAATTTTATTGTTGATAGTTTATCGAACTATCGTGGTAATCATGCTTTTGCCAAAAAAGATTTTAAACGTGCTCAAGCGGAATACAGCAAAATTCTTGAGAGCAGTCCATACGATCCTGAGGCAAATTATAACGTTGGCTTATCTTTATATAAACAAAATCGATTTGAAGATGCTCAGCATTATTTCGATCGCGCAGAGCAGTCTGCTGGTAAAAACAATGTACTGCTAGAGCAAGCATTATTTAATGAAGGTAATGCATACGTGCAGCTTAAAAAACTTGAGAATGCATTGAAATCGTATGAAAAAGTTTTGGAAGTAAATCCGAAAAATCAGCAAGCTCAGCAGAATATAGATATTGTTAAAAAAATGATGCAGCAACCACCAGACCAGCAAGATCAAGATAATGGATCCGATGATCAAAAAGATGAAAATCAAAAAAATAAAGACGGAAAACAGAAAAAAAATAAAAAGGATCAGCGATCGAACGATCAGCGATCGAATGATCAACAATCAGATGATCAAGACTCAAGTGATCAAGATTCTGACGATCTAGACCAGAAAGAAAAGCAAAAACAGGAAAGCAGCAAGCAGAAAAAACAGCAGGGTAAAAATAACAAAGGGGATGAGCAAGATAATCAAGCTGATCAGCAAGCTGATGAAAATGATACTCAGGAAAATAAAGATCAGCAGCTTGAAAAGTCCAAGAAGCAAACAAGAGATGGAAAGCAAACACAAAAAGAAAAACAACAAGAACAGTCCTTACAAAAATCACAAGAGCAACAAGATCAGTTTAATGACCAAGATGAAAAAGGCAATGCTGCAGAGCTGCAAGATGAACTTGCAGAGCAGGTGGAAGCAAAGCCTGAAGATGATGATCGCTTAGATAAACGTAGTGCACTTGTGATGCAGAAAATGTCTGAGCATGAAGATAATTTGCAAAAACAAATATTGAAAATGAATGTTTCAAAATCGGGAGCGGCAAAATATGGACAAAAAAATTGGTAA
- a CDS encoding VWA domain-containing protein, whose translation MQNIHWAGLQNISLAIVLTSIVLIFLLIRWFKTMRALDRLALKKWRDLLVKNASLTRRVIKTALFFIGFCFLMLALLRPQWNKKDEIVEQEGRDLLIAVDISRSMLAQDAKPNRLEFVKKKIKKLLCNLSCERVGLLLFSGETVLQCPLTTDYSAFFMFLDGLDVETISSGTTTIEGALSRAISVFESMPTKKTKLVCLFTDGEDFSTNLAGVKSKAEEQGLSVFTFGVGTSRGAPIPIVNHKGACIGFEKDDKGAIVMSKLNEEVLKNLSEQTGGKYIRMVESDDDIKQFISIVQSFEKDSLEGRSVSRFQEQYPYFIAVSFICCAVEWLL comes from the coding sequence ATGCAAAATATTCATTGGGCTGGCTTACAAAATATTTCTCTGGCCATTGTTTTAACATCTATCGTTTTAATATTTTTACTCATTCGTTGGTTTAAGACTATGCGAGCACTTGATCGTTTAGCTTTAAAAAAATGGCGAGATCTTTTGGTGAAAAATGCATCACTCACGCGTCGCGTGATTAAAACAGCACTATTTTTTATAGGCTTTTGTTTTTTAATGCTTGCTTTGCTGCGACCACAGTGGAATAAAAAAGATGAGATTGTTGAGCAAGAAGGTCGTGATCTTTTAATAGCAGTTGATATTTCTCGCAGCATGCTTGCCCAAGATGCCAAACCGAATCGATTAGAATTCGTTAAAAAAAAGATTAAAAAACTACTTTGTAATTTATCATGTGAGCGAGTGGGCTTACTTCTTTTCTCTGGTGAAACAGTACTGCAATGTCCGTTAACTACTGACTACTCAGCGTTTTTTATGTTTTTAGATGGGCTTGATGTTGAAACAATTTCTTCGGGCACGACAACCATTGAAGGAGCTTTGTCCCGAGCTATTTCGGTATTTGAGTCGATGCCAACAAAAAAAACAAAATTAGTGTGTCTTTTTACAGATGGTGAAGATTTTTCAACAAATCTTGCAGGGGTAAAAAGCAAAGCTGAAGAGCAAGGTTTGTCTGTTTTTACCTTTGGAGTTGGAACGTCTCGCGGGGCACCTATTCCGATAGTTAATCATAAGGGTGCGTGCATTGGATTTGAAAAAGATGACAAGGGTGCCATTGTTATGTCGAAATTAAATGAAGAAGTTTTAAAAAACTTGTCAGAGCAAACCGGTGGAAAATATATCCGCATGGTCGAGTCTGATGATGATATTAAGCAGTTTATTTCAATTGTTCAGTCTTTTGAAAAAGACAGTTTAGAGGGAAGGTCTGTTTCGAGATTTCAAGAGCAGTATCCCTATTTTATTGCGGTAAGTTTTATATGTTGTGCTGTGGAATGGTTATTATGA
- a CDS encoding VWA domain-containing protein, with the protein MSLAFLAFIIFIRYKWYQPTLYVYPLADFLQKRGLQASSLPAKFFFWIRLISLVLMAILIGKPQFVDSKSKITVDGIDIVLVLDVSGSMNFFDDIKDRRSRLSVAKQEALNFIDKRQNDAIGLVIFGRYAIARCPLTLDKNILKEIVSDLEIGQPSRDMADGTMLSQGLVTAVRRLQTTKSKSKIIVLLTDGEPSPGDLDPKDALLVAKNIGVKVYTIGIGGDQGGLIDDPVFGVRVAGMPLNKSLLQKVAQETGGQFFEAKKPQDLKMIYDKIDKLEKKSYETELYNKYHDYFMPILWWVIMLISFELFVATWVWFIV; encoded by the coding sequence GTGAGCCTTGCGTTCTTAGCGTTCATAATTTTTATTCGTTATAAATGGTATCAACCTACGCTTTATGTTTATCCACTTGCTGATTTTTTACAAAAGCGCGGACTTCAGGCTTCATCACTACCTGCAAAGTTTTTCTTTTGGATTCGCTTGATCAGTTTAGTGCTGATGGCAATTTTGATAGGTAAGCCGCAATTTGTTGACTCGAAATCCAAAATTACTGTTGATGGAATAGATATTGTTCTTGTACTTGATGTCTCAGGAAGTATGAATTTCTTTGATGATATTAAAGATCGTCGGTCTCGTTTATCGGTTGCAAAGCAAGAAGCATTAAACTTTATAGATAAAAGACAAAATGATGCAATAGGACTTGTTATTTTTGGTCGGTATGCAATCGCTCGATGTCCGTTAACGCTTGATAAAAATATTTTAAAAGAGATTGTCAGTGATTTAGAAATTGGGCAGCCAAGCCGTGATATGGCCGATGGCACCATGCTTTCCCAGGGACTTGTAACTGCAGTTCGAAGACTGCAAACAACAAAATCAAAAAGTAAAATCATCGTGCTGCTTACTGACGGTGAACCGTCACCTGGAGATCTTGATCCTAAAGATGCCTTACTCGTTGCTAAAAATATTGGTGTAAAAGTTTATACGATTGGCATTGGTGGTGACCAAGGAGGACTTATCGATGATCCTGTTTTTGGAGTTCGGGTTGCTGGAATGCCGCTTAATAAGTCTTTGCTCCAAAAAGTTGCACAAGAAACGGGTGGACAGTTTTTTGAAGCAAAAAAACCACAAGATTTAAAAATGATTTATGACAAAATTGATAAACTCGAAAAAAAATCATACGAGACTGAATTGTATAATAAATATCACGATTATTTTATGCCTATTTTGTGGTGGGTGATAATGTTGATAAGTTTTGAATTGTTTGTAGCAACATGGGTTTGGTTTATTGTATAA